The stretch of DNA gttgtttttggtaattttttagaaaatttgccAAACAGTCCCTCAATTTTGGAATTGGGTGAGAATTTTGGTGAgctaatgttaaaattattatcttagatttttttgtgtttctattatttgttaattttcaatcaaattttagttaataaatttattccttttagctttttaggtgaaactgttaaaaaataaaaaaataaaaagaccaaattacacaatttgtaaatgttgagggttaaactttctaaaatcaaaattaaatcaatacaatatataaatattaagagttaaagttgctattatgtcaattttaaaagttgcaaCTATTAGCCTGCTGGagaccaaaaaagacaaaattaagtagttgggtgaccattttataacttttcgtGGTAGAGTGATCAGAAACAAAATTACTAATACTATTCTGTAACTTTTCATTGTTAGGTgactaaaaaaaattactaatagtaGGGCGACTACTAGTGTAGTTTACCCGAAAAAAAAAATCAGGAACTTGAAATGATCTGAACAAGTAATTTGATTCCAAATGCCAAACTCAAAAAACCTCGATTGGAAAACTCAAATGGTTCGGACCTAAAATGAcccaaaactaaaataatttgaaCTCGAAATGGACTAATCTCACAAAGTTAATTCATTATCCAACAGGTGTCCCAAATGCTTGTGTTGTTTTTGGAATTGCTCAAAACATTGTGATTTAAGCAACTTCTTCTAGAAAACAAGCACTAGCAACTAGAGGTTCAATGTCATAGAAGCAAGTAATGGAGAAGCTATTGTTATAATGTTCAtgtttcttctatgaaaacaCGGTTCGTGATTCGAATTCTCGTGTACTAGCATAGAAAGTAAAACGAAAACTCAATTCGAAGATCGAAGGAAACCGAATCCTGCAAAATTTCACAGCTTCTACTCTCATTTATAGCAAATAGTATATAGTATATATTATCAACTTCATGCTTGTGGACTCAGCTTATGTATGCATACTTTTTATCTGCAAAATTCATGGTGGATAAACTCTATACATTGCCTTTAAGGGGCTTGTGAGTAGGGGTTTTCCAGCTATAGGCTTTGGATTTTGCGTCTTCTTCATCTTCCGTACTGTCACCTCTTGTTGTGGAGGTTCCTCCAGTGTTCGTAGCTAATTGGAGAGGACCTTGAGGAGAACCGGATTGTGAACTGCTGCCTTTCGAAGAATCTCCGTATGGATCATGGGACATGCATAGACCATTCCCCAAAACAAGGGCCGATTGATTTGCTGGGGTGGTTGTGGTCCTTGTAGATGGTGGAAGTCGTCTCGTATGAAGTCGGTATTTCTGGAAAGGCAGGAGAATTAAGGGCCGATATCCTGAAAACTGAACTacgaagaaagaaaaaggaactAAGAACCAACCTGCAAATGGCTCTTAACTTCATCATTGGTCAAGCCATCTACTTGCATAAGTTCCCTAATTTGCTTTGGAGTAGCCACTGCAAAAGAATCAAAgattatacatacatacatacatacatacatacatacatatatctcTATGCATTTCAATGATCCCAACAAAAtgattatacatacatatacatatgtatacaaacAAAGTTCTAAATTCCTTATCTTTGATGACTTGAACAACAAGCAATTCAATCCAACCTGAAACAAAAACCGAAATTGTTCTTTGATTTCCTCACCTTGAGAGCCACCTAATTGCTGCAATGCATTAACAAACCGGCGATGTAACTCCGATGACCAACACCTCCTTTGCTTCCTAGTAGCCTGCTGTTGTTGTCGCTGGTGATCGGATAAGGGCTGCAACTCGGACCGGAAATTCACCTGACCCTTCAAGGAAGAACACGAAGCTGCTCTACTACGGCTCATCCTCGATTCCGTAAAACCCAATTCCACTTTCGGATTCTTGATTCCCGGAGTGAGAATCGTTAGTCCATGAATTGGTATCTcccttttctcttctttcttcactgCAAAACTCAAATTTGCCTTGAATGGCATAAAACCTCTAACTTTTCCCCTGTTTTTAAATGGATCCCCATGGTTTCTCTGTTCATAAACCAACataaatattaacaaatttaagTATAAACCACAaacttttttctttaaaaagctACCTTAGTATCTAATTTATCATCAATGGAACTataatcatcatcatcagtattcCAAAGCTGAACAGAACTCATCCAATTTTTCTTagaatcatcttcttcttcttcatcactgTGATTATTATTCTCCTTTTGATTGTTCTTCAATGGAATAAATTCTTCTAAAACAGGTTCAACATTTCTTCTTCTAACACATTGCGTTGATTCCTCTTTCAAAGCTAAAATCGCTGCCAATCAAACAACAAACCAAAAATccccaattaaataaaatttcaaacataaatcaCAAAACGAAACAAAAcccaatttaatttgatttaaaagaaaaaaaaaacgaacCATCATTCAAAAGAAGCATAGAAAGAGGAAGTTCACGTTTAAAACCATCGATCTTTCTCATTTCTTCTTCTAATCGTTTAACAAAAGAATCAAGCTTTGAAATCTTATCGGAAACGCTTCCCATCAATGAAATTTCCTCGAGAAAATTACTGATCGTTTTGGGCATAAATTTGGGTCTAAAATCCAAGCTCAGTTCTGATGGAACCGAGcccattttttcaattttttttcttttcgattcctttttgggattttttttaaaaatgtctgTTTGAAGCTGGGGAAAATATAGGTCAAAAAAGAAGGAACATATATAGAGAGTGAAAAGGAAGCATTTTTTTCGTTAAACTATTTAAGTGTTGAGTGAAAAAGAAGCTTTTCTTTTTTGGTGTTtggcaagagagaaaatgaaagaaagaaaagtaaaaattttCTGTTTCCTTGAGAAGagtgaaaaaattataaatttttttttaaattgggaaATTTGAAAGGCGAAGATTCTGTTTTGCGGTTTTTGGATTATAAAGTCACTTTCGCGTCGTCGCGTATCTCGGTCATCACTCGCCTATTTGTCCGAGTCCACTCACCCTTTtaccttaatttaacttaaaacaaagctttttagtttttaactttttcccataataattatgtttataattttttttctttttatggaaTTTTGCTTATAACTAAATAAATGAAAgggtattaattttttaatattttttgaataatctcatctcagattctaattatatatattttttatacaatacctagaactacccataacctCTTTTCaatctataaataggaggataatacgtttcagtgcactcgaacccacgtcctcctacatCGACAATAATGCCCATGTTAATCGAGCTATGACTCAATCGACTTCTTTTAATGTTACATGTAGAAGTATAGttataattataaaaacaaataatatatgttgAAATAACTATAATCAGAATTAAGTATTATAAAATACTGTGGACGGATAATTAAGAATATTTTTAGAGATAACTCATAAGTGGTGATTTTTTAAGTTACGATAAATTTGGAAAGGACCCATATATGATTTACTCAAGGGTGAAATCAGAAAATTTTGGTTGAAGggttaatataagaatataaattgttggagtgaccaaatttaaaatttatacgcTAAAAGGATTAGATTGTATAACTAAACCATAAGGGGTCTAAAATTGTAATATACCCTTAAATTTACTTGGGGGACTCGAACGTGGACCATAAGGGTGACGCTAGAGGGGGTAAGTAAAGGCCTTATCTCTCCTCAAATGGAAAATTTCTCTTTTAgtctcttaaattttaattttaatttttggctcgttaaaaactagaaaatttatatttaatctctcaagaaattgaaatttttatgttaatataataaaattatattttatttctttaaaaaaatataatttaaacaaagctttttagttttatttttttataataatcattttataactatttttctttttttaatggaaTTATGCTTATAACTAAATTGTTATAATAAACGTCGATAATGACAGTAGAACGATCTCAaagtaataagaaaagaaaaataagaacatacAGATTTTTCGAGAAAAAAACCACGTTGAAAATCGAATAATACAATAGGAGTTCCGATTatatctatttaaaggttgaaaaactttGTTCTAATAAAAGTCAAATAgtagaagtgtagttctatacggGCTTAACTTGTGCGGTATGGTctgtatttatttcttcaacaagtgacGGGATTCGGGTCACACAAACTCTAACATAAATAAATGAAAGGGATATAATTTTTTTCGTTTGATGTTTTAAGTATAGTTATAATTAAAAAtgcaaataatatatgttaagaataactataataaaaatcaagcattaTAAATAACAACGGATTTATAATTGGAATATTTCTAAAAGGAACCTACACATGGTAAGATTTAGATATAATGTAACTTTTGGTCACTAAATTTGGCAAGTAGGTTCACATTGGCtcctaactttttcttttttatcttcaTTGATCCTTGAACttaaaaattgttatttatttaagcCCATTTTGTTAATGATCACAAGAAAAAGGGAATAATGTAACTTTTGGCCCCTAAACTTGACAACTAGGTTCACTTTGGTACCTGTACTTTTTTTGGTCCATTTTGAACTTGAAAACTAGGTCCATTTTAATCCCTGAAGTTGAAAAAATCTAAAAGTTTGATGATGTGTCACTTTgagtttgaaaaattaaaaatttttagatgaTGATGTGGTACAATATTAGAGTGTCAtattcaattctcaattcaaccaattcgATCGGTTCGGCTGTCggaccaacaataattaaataaataattaaaaattctataaaatctaaaaaaaaagtgGAAGGAAAGATAAAACTGGTTTTACTtggttttttagatttttataattttataattatttattaaattattgtaGGTCCGACTGTAGAATCAATCAAACTGGTTGAATTGAGAATTGGTGATCTAACCTGTTCAACCATAGGTTCGGTTATTAAAATACTGAATATGCCCACTCTGAGATTGTACCATATGATCATCTAAaatctttttattctttaagtGATGATGTGGCAGAATCTCCAATGGGtaataatctttttattttcgacACTGACCGTCAGATCAACTTAGATCTAACGTATGCTCTTCTACTCTTCAATGGGTAATAATCCACCGTATTGATCATCGAATCGTCACTTGGAGCTCGTTAgctggatttaaaaaaaaaacttaacaacccaatactttaaataaaaactttcaaatagttcagtgacttaaatgaaaactttcaaatagtttagtgacgATTGTGTAACTtgttgaagttgagtgaccaaaacgcaaacttactaatagtttaatgatctTATGCTCAATTTACCTTTTTCCACTTaaacttttgaaagaaaaatgaaaatctaGCTAGGCAATAGTGCTTCAACCACAACCAGCAAAAGCAAAGCAATTTTGCAGTAATGCATACGTGGGTGTCCTTTTCacaaacttttatttttcttccacAAGATTTGTTTGAATTAGTCCACCACATACATTAGAACACATCCACCATGTAAGaaatatgtttatgaaaagttgatataaaaaataaatgagattttAGTTGTGATGATAAAAGTaaagatatttaattttaaatttattatgtaaatattcttccatttttatataaaaaatgtaaaaaaaataaaaggataaacGATCTCGTTAGTCACTCTAAATATCGgtcatttctattttggtcactccaattttttttttaatttggtcatccCAAAATAGAAGTTGATCAAATTGGTCGCCCCACCATTAAATGGTAATGAAAGACTAACGATACATTTCCACGTTAGTCACTCTAAATAGGGGTTGTTCCTATTTTGGCCACCcaaaaaattttcatacaaatgCACTGTTGGTCTTCCATTACCATTTAATAGTAGAGTGACCAGTTTCATCAATTTCTATTTTGAGgtgatcaaattaacaaaaaaaaattaagatgacCAAAATAGGAATGAGTCATATTTAGAGTGACTGATTGAGTAGTTTACCCAAgataaaatatcctaaaaataatatatattttttttgtgaaacAATGATATTTTAGTCATTATCCAACTGAACCGGTATTCGGATGACTCGTGAGATCAACTAGAGATGCACACGGGCCTTGTGGGTGGCTCAACTTGCTTAGGTCTGGATTTGGGTTTATATTTTTCAACCTTGAGCCTCCTCTATTTtactgtttaaaaataataaaaatatataaaatgtttttctaattaatatttatatatttttataattaaatttaaataaaaataaatgttttatcatttttaaacaGTAAAATGAGTCATTTAGGTGAACTTGGATGAGCTAGGCTTGAGCATGAAAAATCATTTTGAAATCAGGTCTTAGCCCAATTCATAAACACCTCTACCAACAATTGAACGAGAAAgtgattaaaatcatatttatgtTGATAGTTTAAGATCCAATATtgaatctcttgtaaaaacatgtTCCTCTCcgattaaaaaaacatatacccaaatcaaaaaattaaatccaaagAACAAAGATGAGTTTCTTTCAAACAAAGACACAATAATTCTATTAGTAAATGTTAAGCGTAATGATAAAGCACAGTGCATTTTCTGAAATAGAACTCAAGTCTAAATCCTAGAAACGATATCATTAAAAGGAACTGCCACAAACTCTAAAAGAATTAATTTTCGTAAAGCAAAAATAATTATACTTCTGaatgaaaaaaatactaaaattctttactaaaaatcataaaaaaaaaactcccatCTCCAAAAGCATCTTTCACGTGATGATAAGTTTCACTGTTTCACTTTCATGACATTTTTTTTGTGACCCTTCTTTCTCCTTCAAAAGGGTATCTTTTCATTATGAACCAAAAATTTAAGGGGAAATTTAGGGGAATATGcctgtttgaaattttttttagggatttagatattttttacaaaatttacggaaataagtcattttatgggACATAGCTGCCACGTAGGAAAAAAAATGTTTATCAACATTTGATTCGTTTGAATCACAAACACATATTCGATGTCTaattacaaatggtaagaaaatattattttatttttttgttttaattaacatcattattaagttgttaatattattatatttttaaaattttatgtttatataatcagGACAAAGATCGAATTATTG from Gossypium hirsutum isolate 1008001.06 chromosome D04, Gossypium_hirsutum_v2.1, whole genome shotgun sequence encodes:
- the LOC121215972 gene encoding transcription factor HHO6: MGSVPSELSLDFRPKFMPKTISNFLEEISLMGSVSDKISKLDSFVKRLEEEMRKIDGFKRELPLSMLLLNDAILALKEESTQCVRRRNVEPVLEEFIPLKNNQKENNNHSDEEEEDDSKKNWMSSVQLWNTDDDDYSSIDDKLDTKRNHGDPFKNRGKVRGFMPFKANLSFAVKKEEKREIPIHGLTILTPGIKNPKVELGFTESRMSRSRAASCSSLKGQVNFRSELQPLSDHQRQQQQATRKQRRCWSSELHRRFVNALQQLGGSQVATPKQIRELMQVDGLTNDEVKSHLQKYRLHTRRLPPSTRTTTTPANQSALVLGNGLCMSHDPYGDSSKGSSSQSGSPQGPLQLATNTGGTSTTRGDSTEDEEDAKSKAYSWKTPTHKPLKGNV